GGTAGGTGGCGCTAATCAAGGGGCTTTTTCAGTCAAGAGAAAGCAAGCAACACGATTTTTCATATACTACTACTCGCTACTTCCAATTACAATACACTAGTACTGAATGAGATATATTCCTCCTGATAGGGTAGCGTAAAGACCATTATTGGTTCTAAAGCTCTGATCCCATTTGAGAATTCAAgatttctttaatttctttagCACAGCAGTAGTGTATCTTTGAATCCCACAATTTGGTGGATagcttttattttgtttcattgAGTTCTTGACTTTTAGTACTTGCTATTGATTAATTAATCCCCTGAAAGAGATTACTTAAAAAATCTTTTTAGATGGTACCTTTTTTGTCAACACGTCTTCAATCTTAAGACAACCATGCCCTTGTCGACACACTCAAACTTGCATAATGCATGAGTGCATTCTGGTCAGCTGagtcattttcattttcttggaTTTCTTAAATAAAGCTTGTAAATTGGAATTTGATCATTAAAATGTGGGCCCCAAGAGTAGAAAAACGAGGGAAGAGAGGAAGGAAGCTGAGGAAGGCGGACAAAAGGCTCGTCCTGACGGTGCCACCGGCAGCAAAGCAAAGCAGTGGGATGTAACGGAGGCATTTGTCCTCAGGAGGAACTGGTCCAGTAAGAGACTACTTTCCGAGTTGAAAGTTGGAACTGACCGACTGGGCTTGTGTACAAGCATCACTCGTCACCCACAATTAGACATTTCTCTGCCTCTCTGGAACGCATCATCTAGATTCTAATATATTAATACTGCTAATTACACATTAAAATGAAAAAGTCATGCAATATCCACTTTTAAGCAGTTTCAACTATTGTATTCACACTTGCTTTGCTTTAATGCTTTCCTCAGTATGCCAATGTTTTAGATTAATGCAAAGTAAGGATGACCACACACACAATAATAGAAAATGAATGCAGTTGTTTGAGGTTTGCGTGATATGCCATAACCCAGAGTAccaaagaaaaaatggaaaagagatTAAGATGGAATGTTGAGAGTCAAATAATTTTGGCTTTTAATCAATAAGTCCCAAATTTTAAGGTCTGAGAAGAGCAAGTAGAACATATAATACTCCATACATGCCATCTATGACATGAAGTCTACAATATAGGAAATCTTTTCATAACAGAAAGAGAAGTTTAAAGTCCAGTCCAATAATATGGCACGTCATACCATATGGTTTTTAATCTTTTACAAAACTCAAAAAGTGGAAAGTACTTGGTTAAAATGGTGTTATCATGTATAAGGGTACAAATGAGTCGAATATTGACCTAATCGAACTAAGACTCAACTTAGTTTTATGAAGCTCGAATTCGAACTCTCAATGTAAAACTCGAACTCGAGGTCGACTCAAATTCAAGTCGAGCTcgaacttaaaaaaaataattatttttatttttaaaaaattaataaaataataatttttcttaataaataataaaatattaggaatatatatatataattttactattaaaataatatatataattgagtCGACTTGCAAGTTAACGAATTAAGTATCTTTGAATTAGAGTTCGACTTAGTCAACTCAAGTTCGATATTGACTGAGCTCAAGTCAAGCTCGGACTCGAGTTGCTCGCAAACAGTTCGATTCATTTGCAACCATAATCATATACAATAATCACTTCACctaatttctttttcaatatatatacacatactaaTAGGTTAAACCAATGAAATTCTGAATATGACATGAACAAATGCCAAAACATAAAGCAAaaattttgggatttttttacATTGTTATCAAAAAAAGAAGCTGAGAGAGGGAGGAATGGATTGGATGATGCGGAAAGAGAGAGTGCAACTGAGAAATCTCAGGTTCGAGACCTCCTActtaaactaaaaaaaaattatcttttaaaaaaaatgaaagagaacCTAAGAGTTAAACCATGGCCTGCATATCTAACTATAGTTAAATCTATGGTGTTTGGATAGCAATAAAATAGTGAAGGAATCCGCATGAACATGTGCCAGATTCAACCACTGCGCAAAACCGTCATTTAACAGTAGTATCTTCCATGACCAATCCGTTGACTCCATTGATGCAATCCATTTGAAAAATACTAccaaatttaaaaagaaaaaaaagggctTATTCCTAGTTCATAGATCATATTTTATTAGCCCTACTAGTCAGTGGTCAACCGGGTCGCCGGCTGGGCTAAGCCAGATTCATAAAATAGCGGTATTAAAATACATCCAGTTAGGTACGGATTGCGGGTTCTTTGATCAAGAAATTGCAGACAAGCCAACCACATAATTTATGTCTCAGTTCGCCGGATGAAATGGCATTAGAATTTGTAAATTCGGGACAGCCGACAAACGTGTTGAAGATTCTTTGAATTTTCTCCGAACTGGGTTAGGCGTTTACTGTAACTTTTGGGTCATTAGAGTACTCCGTGAACGCTCACTGCTCGGACTAACTTTTGGGCCTTAAGACTACCTTGTTAAAAATCACGGCTTAAGGTCCAATGGGCTGTTAAGACACACACACTCTTCAGCCCATAATATACTAGTAAAAAGTTTCCCCATACGAGCTAGATTTTGAAGTCTCAGCAGTTTCAACACCCTTTTAGAGAAGAAAGAAGTGGAAGTGCTATTTCAACACACttaaaaagagaaggaaaaagactTCAGCAGTTTCAACATTCACAAGAATCTGTGGATTTCTGGTAACAGCAATTATATGATGAGAAGTGTCATGAATGACACAAAACTGCAACAGTACAGAGAAGCTCACAAATCTTGTCGAAATGGACAGAGAGAGACAGAGGAAGAGCAGCAAAGACTGCAAATCAAGAATCGATTGTCCAGACATGACTTGCATCAAGAGTTTAACAATCAAAATACATCATAGCCTCACAGGGTTGCCAATAATTGTTGTCCAAAACTGTGTAAGAAATTTAGTCCGGATTCCAGTGGGAGAAAGCAAAACGTTGCTTGCCAAAAGCTTGCATGCTCTCTTCCTTCTCATGGACAGGGTGATTCAGGGAGATATTGTACTTGCCACTGCTCAAGAAAAACAAAGAGCTCTTATACTAGCAAACACGCTAAGATAAACTCTGACAAATTTTTTGCCTGAAACATGTCAAATATCCAAATGTAAGTGTAGGTCAAATGTCCAAATGTAAGAGTAGGGACGGGAAATGCTGGCGCTTTTACAGATTTTAGGACAACCTATTTAAACCTTTTAGGAAGCAACTGAACTTAAGAAGAAAAACTTCCGTACTTGTCAACAAATTCCAACAAGTCTGAAATTATATCCTACTTTGCCTAGATAAATGTAAAGTCAAATTTTACCTCTTGAGATAAAGAAAAAGCTTCTTAGTATAAAGATGTAAAGATTAAACTTTGATCAAATTAATATGGTCCATGAAAACAGAGAATCGGGCTAAATAGGACAAGTTTCATCACACCTAAACCAGGAACAAATCTACAGAAAGATATGATCAGCAAtttggggaaaagaagagatgaaTATATTAAAATTAGCTGTCAACAACTTTTTTGCATGAACAATGATTGACAAGGCATTCTCTGTAATTTTCAAAGAAATGACAAACCAGGTGAAGCCATCTTCAAGCTGGCTGCATCCAGATGTACATTTGATTTGGTGAACCTGTGAAATGCAGCCAAAGAACAAGTCCTGAGGATCAAGTACTTAAGagattcaaaattcaaaagttaCTACAGGTGTGTTACCATGCCGCTCAGCATTGATTCAGTATGACTAAGCTTATTTGCGATGGTGGACAAAATGACTATCGGTCATAGATTAGATGAGTCCCAGCTAGCATAAACAGCCCCAATAATTTTTTCATGCAGCTTTACACCGGAGCAAGCGACTATACCCCTATCAAGCCCTTCAAGGTACATTCCCTTCGAAAAGTCCAGTGGCCGCCCTCCTGCATCAGTTACCACACCACCAGCCTCCTGTACAAGGAGAACACCAGCAGCATGATCCCATATCTTCTCCTTGTAGCCCGCTCTGGCAAACTTCATAAAAATCTCAGCATCTCCCCGAGCTATTGCTGCATATTTCACCATGCTATGAACACGGAGCGGCTTCTTTCTGCCATAGTGTATAAAATTGCAAAACCTCAGCCTTTCAAGAGCCATTTGAGGCTGTCCAAGCATGTATTATTAACGTATAGGAGGTTAAAGCCTCTTTCCACAACCAATAGAAAGTAAAAGcgagaaagaaaaatagaaagccTCTTTCAAAATTCAGTTTTACTGAAGTACAGAAAACAGACTAAGGGCTTAGTTGTCAACAAGTGGCATTCTCCAATCATTGTCCTATAAGAGTGAAAAAGAAGTGTAACACCTTAAAGAGCAGCCATAAACTGATATTTACCATCCATTTAGTGTTTTCTCTCCATTGAACCTTTTGAAATGCAAAACCTATTGTTTGTAGCGCTGTAACCGCAGAGGGCAGAAGAGGTTACACCTCTTTTAAAGTTAAAGCTGTACAAATAACTGCTCTGCAGATAACCAACCCAAGTTGGTAACCAGCTTCAGAAATTAAATCCAACTCTAAAATATGCAACCAGCATGATGTCCAAGTTTACTAACCATTCAAGCTAATGTAAGTCATCTCCTTTTTAATAAAGCCACAGACGTTTAGTAAGGCATTCATACAAAGTGATAGAGAGCTACACACCTTAGCCCAACGGCTTGAGCAAGTCCGGCTGTGAAGGAATGATTTGAATTAGCTTCTTCCACAGGCTCACAGAAAGTAGCCAGTGCTGGATCCTGAATAGAAGAAACTCGCACTAATCTTGCAGAATTTGGCCAGACAAGCTTTTTATCACCCTGGACAAGTGGCTGCATCCAAGCTTCACCACTACCTGTCCTTGTGTACAAGATACACCCTTCTTCCCATATACCAGGGTTAGTCACTGACAATTCTGGCACGGCATGACTTTGTTGCTCGTGTTTAACAAGCCAGTTTCTTTTAGCTGGGTAATTAGGGCACCCAAGAACTCCAATAACAACTTCTGCATTATCAATCAAGGCAAGAGCAATAGCATACTGGCTCCCACGCAAAAATCCTAGCGTTCCATCGATAGGATCAAGGACCCAATGCTTACCAAGAGGACCTCCGGCTGCATTGCACCTGCCAATTGCCTCAAGAACTTGTGAAGGCCCAAGAGCTTGAGCTGGGCTTTTAAGACCAAATCTGGGTGCTTCACTTAGGCATTCATTCACGGTGTTGACAACCATTTCCAACAGACCTGCTGATTCAGGCTTTGAAAGAGTTTGAACATCTTCTTCAGCAACTATGGAGATGTTCTGGCTCCCAAATATTTCTGACAAGATCCAGCTTACCATGGCTTGTACACTCCAATCTGTCAAAAAAGCCATCACATGTTttgtcaagtcaagtacaaatgCAAATACAGATGTGGCCATATAATAAGCAATTACATAGCTTCTGTATAGCTATGCAGCTATAAAAGCTTCAACGTTTCAGATATTCAAATGGTAGCATGTTACCACGAACGAATTTGAGATCTAACAAAGTGATTAAATAAGCATATTGACATGAGAGGTGGTCAGTATGGTTTTTGATTGGAGCTGTGTGTACTTGTTTTTATCagtcaaataaaataaaaaaggaccTACTTTACTCACATTCTGCCAATATAAAGCTAATCAAATGAACTGGAAACCTTTTCTAAACAGTTCTGTGCTCCTATATTCCCCTTAAGAAAGAGAGCCAGTAAActaacaaggaaacaaaaattccTTAAAATTTGGAAGAAACGAAGTTCATCTCCGTCGACAGAAGTTCTCAAACCCCTTTCgtgaagataaaaaaattcTTACTGAACTATACAATGCAGAACAACTGCATTACATAAAGTTCTTTAGAGAAATGTCATAGGGTCAGCTTTACGTGAATGAGGAAATGTCTCACCTGAACAAATTTTAAATGCCAGCTTATAGACTATCAATCAACAGAAACCCGTTGTGAGttctataaaaaaaatgcaactgTTTTCGCAAATAAGATCACATTAATATGTGAATATGTACTGAAGAAACAAGATAAAAGCATGCAATCTTTTGTTTGTTAAGAATACCAAAGATGAGAACTTTCTTACAAGACATATGGTTCTAACAAGTATACTATTGTTCAGTACATTTacgttccttttttttttcacctacTTTCTCCGAATTTCAACAATGCAAAGCTCCACAAACTATTAAGAAAAACAGAAACACAAAAATCACCTATATTAAATGTTTACCACGAAACAACACCAAAAACAAAGTTGTAACTGAAATACGGGGaaaaataggaaataactttttccttctaagaaaaggaaagttACCAGCGATAGTGACAGGGGAATTATCCTCTTTAGACTTGAATTGAACGAAGGATGTAGAAGAAAGCAATCCTTTTTGGACTTTTTGACAGAGTGAGCATGCCATATGCACCACCCTCACGGCCACATTCAATTCCAGAGAGTATTTATCGTCCTCCATGATGCCAATTTCAACAATATAGATCCGACCCAGGTGAAGAAACAATGCTATGTGAAAAGGGTTGGTCTAGATTGGTAAAGTAAAAGCTGTTCTCTGCATGGTTGATACCTCGGAAGAGAGGTCACTGATGATGCTGCATCATCTGGGTTGACGGCAAGGGAATGGAACGCGTTTGTAATGTACCAATTTTTAGGAGTGAATTGCAATTCGCTCCCTCGGTTTTTACACATGCGAATGTGTTTGGAATTGTaaatttatctcaaataatatttcatttgtatcataaacacatttcttaatatatttttttatatttttaattactttttatgttacatacatcacatcaaaaaaaaagtacaacTGTAGTTATTTTGAATAATACTCTATATGAGTCCCTGAAGAATTAGTAAATTGTGTAAACGCCTCCAATTTTTTCCTGATTTTAGAtttctcttctcattttttttttcatattcaGATTCGCCTTCCATTCCATAATTCAAGTTAATCGTTAACTTACAGTTATAGTTACTTCCATAACTCCATTCCCCTGCTTATAGTACTGTCCATTACAAATatattaaacaaaaattaaatcttTGGCCAAAGCCATGATTTTGAAACCTTAACAAGCCTTGTATTCTAGAGGAGTATAAAAGAATAAGGATAAAAGCTAATTTAGTTATATTAGAGTAAAATCAACGACTGAAAGTTGTCTACTACTAGACAAACTCATAAATCTTGGTGTAAGTCCCAAACTTAAGATCTATAATCTTTGCTATTTTTCTAGTAGATAATCAACAGATCTATAAGAAGTTGTTATCCTAGTGAGcgagacttttttttttcccctctgaGTGGGGGTGAGacataagtttttttttttttttttttggtgtgtttgGGTAATAGAGGCCAATTTTGCTAACAATACAAATCAAACACCGCTAGCAATCCCTTCATTCATGTACCTTTCGTCAACATTAAAGACTTGGAAAAGCAGTCGATGCTGACTTTAATTGTATGGTTCACATGGAAAGATTACTCCCCCACGCCTTGATTCACTTTTATCGAACACAAATCTTAGTAGCGTAAACATTTGACTTGCGACCCATTTTAGGATTGGAGTGCAATAAATGAGTtagatatatttttcaatcGCGCGCGCgctttgctttcttttcttttatggGACTGAAACTTCAAACAGTTTCTTTCTAGCACACATGACGCAAGGCAGTAGGCAAATTGGGCATTTCAGTTTCCTTCTTCCTCTTAGACTCGTCTACTAAAAGCTGACAGGTTTGCATTAATGTTGTTAAGCTCGGATGGATTCGAGACTTTCAAGTGATGAAAGCTGCAGGGCAATACATAGTTGAAATTAAGAAAGTTCAACTTTAATTTTCAGGGGTATCATTTTATATGCTGCTGGGGACAAAGAAAATCGAGGTGTTGATGATATTCTTGATCATTTCCTCGGTGTAGCATTAATGAAAGGGGGAGAAAATTGAAAGAATAAAGACATACTACTAGTGTAATTTATTATTTCAAATGGTGGCCGTCCATATGTATATGTGACATGTCTTTCATGGTTCTACATTCCTGGGGTGGGGTACGTATTT
Above is a genomic segment from Coffea eugenioides isolate CCC68of chromosome 5, Ceug_1.0, whole genome shotgun sequence containing:
- the LOC113770901 gene encoding PAP-specific phosphatase HAL2-like isoform X2 yields the protein MEDDKYSLELNVAVRVVHMACSLCQKVQKGLLSSTSFVQFKSKEDNSPVTIADWSVQAMVSWILSEIFGSQNISIVAEEDVQTLSKPESAGLLEMVVNTVNECLSEAPRFGLKSPAQALGPSQVLEAIGRCNAAGGPLEVVIGVLGCPNYPAKRNWLVKHEQQSHAVPELSVTNPGIWEEGCILYTRTGSGEAWMQPLVQGDKKLVWPNSARLVRVSSIQDPALATFCEPVEEANSNHSFTAGLAQAVGLRKKPLRVHSMVKYAAIARGDAEIFMKFARAGYKEKIWDHAAGVLLVQEAGGVVTDAGGRPLDFSKGMYLEGLDRGIVACSGVKLHEKIIGAVYASWDSSNL
- the LOC113770901 gene encoding PAP-specific phosphatase HAL2-like isoform X1, whose protein sequence is MEDDKYSLELNVAVRVVHMACSLCQKVQKGLLSSTSFVQFKSKEDNSPVTIADWSVQAMVSWILSEIFGSQNISIVAEEDVQTLSKPESAGLLEMVVNTVNECLSEAPRFGLKSPAQALGPSQVLEAIGRCNAAGGPLGKHWVLDPIDGTLGFLRGSQYAIALALIDNAEVVIGVLGCPNYPAKRNWLVKHEQQSHAVPELSVTNPGIWEEGCILYTRTGSGEAWMQPLVQGDKKLVWPNSARLVRVSSIQDPALATFCEPVEEANSNHSFTAGLAQAVGLRKKPLRVHSMVKYAAIARGDAEIFMKFARAGYKEKIWDHAAGVLLVQEAGGVVTDAGGRPLDFSKGMYLEGLDRGIVACSGVKLHEKIIGAVYASWDSSNL